From a single Cryptococcus neoformans var. neoformans B-3501A chromosome 3, whole genome shotgun sequence genomic region:
- a CDS encoding hypothetical protein (HMMPfam hit to Dak1, Dak1 domain, score: 458.6, E(): 6.3e-135; HMMPfam hit to Dak2, DAK2 domain, score: 120.6, E(): 3.7e-33) has product MAPALLTDDITTIPPPEKHLLNTPQTLVVDSLKGLATLNPNVKLDEAQRVIYTPPTEPKVALLSGGGSGHEPAHAAFVGPGLLSAAICGNIFASPNVAQIRRGLELVTREKGGLVVVMNYTGDALHFGLAAEQHRSAGKVGDVRVLMVGDDVAVGREQGSIVGRRGLAGTILVYKVAAALSDKGADLDSVENIAKYVASRLGTLGVGLEHCHVPGTRAGTSHLGANEVEVGMGIHNEAGTYKLEMTTASELVGRMLTQITDTIDKDKSFVPFKGDGSDEVVLLVNDLGAISELEMGGLTNEAVKWLQSRKIKVRRVLAGTYMTSLNMPGFSLTLLLLPSASEKAPYSANEILEYLDTPASAPGWKWHAGREPGTLDVKAEEAPIPVQKDNAVLPSTDAKGFLAAIARACKALIAAEPELTEQDQIAGDGDAGLTLEAGAKGVLKAIEEGRLKGENVVQDVKVIAEIVEDDMGGTSGALYSIFFAGLGKSLRDAATNGAKSTSPEVWSKAAAEALATLYKYTRARPPSRTLVDPLDAFVASLPSKGLSSAAEDALAAADKTKELVAKAGRGAYVNQEDLKKREVPDPGAWGIWRILDGLRGFEA; this is encoded by the exons ATGGCTCCCGCTC TGCTAACTGACGACATCACCACAATACCACCTCCAGAGAAACACCTTCTCAACACTCCTCAGACCCTTGTGGTCGATTCACTCAAGGGCCTGGCCACCCTCAATCCCAACGTGAAACTTGACGAGGCCCAAAGAG TAATCTACACACCTCCGACTGAACCTAAAGTCGCTCTTCTCTCGGGAGGGGGGTCCGGTCATGAGCCCGCCCATGCCGCTTTTGTGGGACCTGGATTGTTATCGGCTGCAATCTGCGGAAACATCTTTGCTTCTCCGAACGTCGCTCAGATCCGTCGAGGACTCGAGTTGGTGACACGCGAAAAGGGTGGTCTTGTCGTAGTCATGAACTACACGGGTGACGCTTTGCACTTTGGCTTGGCTGCCGAGCAGCACAGGAGTGCAGGAAAAGTTGGGGATGTTCGAGTCTTGATGGTTGGGGATGATGTGGCTGTTGGCAGGGAACAGGGAAGCATCGTTGGTAGACG AGGGCTCGCCGGTACGATTCTGGTGTACAAAGTGGCTGCTGCTCTTTCCGATAAAGGCGCCGATCTTGACTCTGTAGAAAACATTGCCAAATATGTGGCTTCTCGGCTAGGGACTCTTGGTGTCGGCCTTGAACACTGTCAC GTCCCAGGAACTCGTGCTGGTACCTCCCACCTTGGAGCCAACGAAGTTGAAGTT GGCATGGGCATTCACAACGAAGCTGGTACTTACAAGCTTGAGATGACGACTGCATCTGAGCTTGTGGGAAGAATGCTCACCCAAATCACTGATACTatcgacaaggacaagTCATTCGTGCCTTTCAAAGGTGATGGCTCTGATGAGGTGGTGTTGTTGGTGAACGACTTGGGAGCCATAAGTGAGCTTGAAATGGGTGGCCTCACAAACGAAG CTGTCAAGTGGCTTCAGTCAAGGAAGATCAAAGTTCGTCGAGTCCTTGCTGGAACTTATATGACATCTCTCAACATGCCTGGTTTCTCCcttactcttcttctcctcccttctGCTTCTGAAAAAGCACCTTACTCTGCCAATGAGATCCTTGAGTACCTTGACACCCCCGCTAGTGCTCCAGGTTGGAAGTGGCATGCGGGTAGGGAACCTGGAACGCTTGATGTGAAGGCTGAAGAGGCACCTATCCCCGTGCAAAAAGACAACGCTGTTTTACCCT CCACTGATGCAAAAGGCTTCCTTGCTGCTATCGCTCGGGCGTGCAAGGCTCTTATTGCCGCCGAACCTGAACTCACTGAACAAGACCAGATCGCcggagatggggatgcAGGTCTCACTTTGGAGGCCGGCGCCAAGGGTGTGTTGAAGGCGATTGAGGAGGGCCGATTGAAGGGCGAGAATGTAGTGCAGGATGTCAAGGTTATTGCCGAAATCGTGGAGGATGACATGGGCGGCACTTCGGGTGCCCTCTACTC GATATTCTTTGCGGGATTGGGCAAATCCTTGAGAGATGCTGCTACAAATGGTGCCAAGAGCACATCCCCCGAGGTTTGGAGcaaagctgctgctgaagcCCTGGCCACTCTTTACAAAT ACACTCGTGCCCGGCCTCCTTCCCGAACCCTCGTTGACCCCCTTGATGCCTTTGTTGCCTCTTTACCTTCAAAAGGACTTTCCTCCGCGGCGGAGGACGCTCTTGCAGCAGCTGACAAGACCAAGGAGCTTGTGGCTAAGGCTGGTCGAGGAGCATATGTGAATCAGgaggatttgaagaagcgTGAAGTCCCCGACCCTGGAGCTTGGGGTATCTGGCGAATTTTGGATGGTTTGCGAGGTTTTGAGGCTTAA
- a CDS encoding hypothetical protein (Match to ESTs gb|CF191982.1|CF191982, gb|CF191981.1|CF191981; HMMPfam hit to DAHP_synth_2, Class-II DAHP synthetase family, score: 490.0, E(): 2.4e-144), with translation MAPAPAPWHPSSWREKPIAQDVVYEDKDQLETVLNKLRRLPPLVSPVEIDRLRTQLADVAAGKAFLLQGGDCAELFDDCSQDPIEHKLSLILLMSLIILHGSRLPVVRIARIAGQYAKPRSKPTEIVEFPTKDGKTEKKEVLSFRGDNVNGYDPTDRAPDPQRLLGSYFHSTATLNYIRTLLSSGFANLHNPVDWSFSHVRSPELQQAFSSVIESLQDSLEFMKVATGAVGGGERGGMETVDFYTSHEALLLEYEEAFTRSWDSTTLSPPATGDSTPILSRSASRIREASSSSSYPHSPARRPKSPKNLSDSINSLSMSVGDLGKKEAKKWYNTSAHFIWIGDRTRQLDGAHVEYFRGIANPIGIKIGPSMQPEEIVRVLDIVNPDKIPGKVTLIGRYGAAKVDQFLPKHIDAVLRTDHPVVWQCDAMHGNTKSSVHDPTLKTRHFVDVITEITRSMEIHKEKNTILGGVHLELTGEVNDDGYSVTECIGGSMELEDKDLSFNYRTHCDPRLNYEQSLDVAFLLADYLKSKRRGERPHDILLASLRGRKNDVEK, from the exons ATGGCACCAGCACCTGCACCTTGGCACCCATCTTCCTGGAGGGAAAAACCCATCGCTCAG GATGTCGTCTATGAGGACAAGGACCAGCTGGAAACCGTTCTCAACAAGCTTCGTCGCTTACCACCTCTAGTTTCTCCTGTGGAG ATCGATAGGCTCCGTACTCAACTGGCTGATGTGGCGGCTGGCAAGGCATTCTTACTTCAAGGCGGAGACTGTGCCGAGCTTTTTGACGACTGTTCTCAA GACCCCATCGAGCACAAGCTGTCCCTCATCCTGCTAATgtctctcatcatccttcacGGATCACGTTTACCTGTCGTAAGGATTGCACGCATTGCAGGCCAGTACGCCAAGCCGAGGAGTAAACCTACAGAGATTGTCGAGTTTCCCACCAAAGACGGaaagacggagaagaaagaggtgCTGAGTTTCAGAGGAGACAATGTCAATGGTTATGATCCGACCGATAGAGCCCCCGATCCTCAAAGGCTTTTAGG ATCTTACTTTCATTCCACCGCCACGCTCAACTACATCCGTACACTTCTTTCATCGGGTTTCGCCAATTTACATAATCCTGTCGACTGGTCGTTTTCCCATGTCCGATCGCCAGAGCTTCAGCAAGCTTTCTCGTCGGTCATTGAGAGTTTGCAAGATAGTTTAGAGTTTATGAAGGTGGCCACTGGCGCTGTTGGAGGTGGTGAAAGGGGTGGTATGGAGACTGTTGATTTCTACACCAG CCACGAAGCTTTGCTGTTGGAGTATGAAGAGGCTTTCACTCGCTCTTGGGACTCTACGACCTTGTCTCCCCCAGCGACGGGTGACTCTACCCCGATCCTCTCTCGATCAGCATCTCGTATCCGTGaagcatcatcatcatcttcttacCCACACTCTCCCGCTCGTCGTCCCAAATCGCCCAAGAATTTGAGCGACTCGATCAACAGTCTGTCCATGTCTGTTGGTGATTTagggaaaaaggaggcgaagaagtGGTACAATACCTCTGCTCATTTCATCTGGATCGGGGATAGGACGAGACAGTTGGATGGGGCGCATGTGGAGTACTTTAGGGGTATCGCAAACCCCAT AGGTATCAAGATTGGCCCTTCCATGCAGCCCGAGGAAATCGTTCGCGTCCTTGACA TTGTTAACCCCGACAAGATCCCGGGCAAGGTGACGCTTATCGGGCGATACGGTGCCGCCAAAGTCGATCAATTCTTGCCAAAGCACATTGATGCCGTGTTGAGGACCGATCATCCAGTGGTCTGGCAGTGTGATGCCATGCATGGCAA CACCAAATCCTCTGTCCATGACCCTACCCTCAAAACTCGACATTTTGTAGACGTCATTACCGAAATTACTCGAAGCATGGAAATCcataaagaaaagaataCTATTCTTGGTGGAGTGCATCTTGAATTGACAGGAGAGGTCAATGACGATGGGTATTCTGTT ACCGAGTGTATCGGTGGTTCGATGGAGTTGGAGGATAAAGACCTCTCGTTCAATTACAGAACGCATTGCGACCCGCGTTTGAATTACGAGCAGTCGCTAG ACGTCGCGTTTTTGCTCGCCGACTACCTCAagtcaaagagaagaggcgaAAGACCGCATGATATTTTGCTTGCAAGCTTGCGTGGTCGGAAAAATGACGTTGAAAAATAA
- a CDS encoding hypothetical protein (HMMPfam hit to Formyl_trans_N, Formyl transferase, score: 88.7, E(): 1.4e-23), producing the protein MMDVSQPLGKPLARCPAPAASQSSSQAQASPPPPLPHPRSRPAGTNLQALLDAAGTPRLPGAAITAVISSRSNAYGLTRARTHAPPIPAAVCALKTFLNRNPGATREDYDAEVARQVLDTRPDIVVLAGWMHILSDRFLDILDGKKEPPPAPALPPPAPSSLPTQTEPIPSHAPGAVSQNAQATSELPPPPPSQSFPVPIINLHPALPGAFDGAHAIDRALEAFQKGEVTRTGVMVHRVVAEVDRGEPLLVKEVEIKPEDRLEDLEERIHSVEHEIIVDGARLIIEQLDRQGRP; encoded by the exons ATGATGGATGTCTCACAGCCTCTTGGCAAGCCGCTAGCACGATGCCCCGCACCCGCCGCATCACAGTCCTCATCTCAGGCTCAGGCAAgtcctcctcccccacTCCCCCACCCCCGCTCACGCCCCGCAGGCACAAACCTCCAGGCGCTGCTCGATGCGGCCGGCACGCCCCGTCTCCCCGGCGCCGCGATCACCGCCGTCATCTCCTCCCGCTCAAACGCCTACGGCCTCACCCGCGCCCGCACGCACGCCCCCCCGATCCCCGCCGCCGTCTGCGCCCTCAAGACGTTCCTGAACCGCAACCCGGGCGCCACGAGGGAAGACTACGACGCGGAAGTCGCGAGGCAGGTCCTGGACACGAGGCCGGACATTGTCGTCCTCGCCGGCTGGATGCACATTCTCTCAGACCGCTTCCTCGATATACTCGACGGCAAGAAGGAGCCCCCGCCCGCGCCCGCCCTTCCGCCGCCCGCACCGAGCAGCCTGCCCACCCAGACTGAGCCCATCCCCTCCCACGCCCCCGGCGCCGTTTCGCAAAACGCACAGGCCACGTCCGAGCTTcccccgccgccgccgagCCAGTCGTTCCCCGTGCCCATCATCAATCTCCACCCAGCGTTGCCGGGCGCGTTTGACGGCGCGCATGCTATTGACAGGGCCTTGGAGGCTTTCCAGAAAGGCGAGGTCACGCGCACAGGCGTCATGGTTCACAGGGTCGTGGCCGAGGTAGACAGGGGGGAGCCCTTGCTCGTCAAAGAGGTCGAAATCAAGCCCGAGGACAGGCTGGAAGATCTTGAAGAGAGAATACATTCG GTTGAGCACGAGATTATCGTTGACGGCGCGCGACTCATTATTGAACAACTCGACAGACAGGGCCGACCATGA
- a CDS encoding hypothetical protein (Match to ESTs gb|CF189282.1|CF189282, gb|CF189074.1|CF189074, gb|CF189073.1|CF189073; HMMPfam hit to Thioredoxin, Thioredoxin, score: 117.6, E(): 2.9e-32) — MVKAIESYDEWKTLTSGSDVVVVDYWATWCGPCKMISPHFAKLEGKFPNVKFAKVDVEEQEDIAKEAQIKAMPTFVAYKDGKVIETVTGAVPAKINALLDKVAA, encoded by the exons ATGGTCAAGGCTATTGAATCTTACGACGAGTGGAAGACTCTC ACTTCTGGCTCCGatgtcgtcgtcgtcgactACTGGGCGACTTGGTGCGGTCCTTGCAAGATGATCTCTCCCCACTTTGCCAAGCTTGAGGGCAAGTTTCCCAATGTCAAGTTTGCCAAGGTCGATGTTGAGGAGCAAGAG GACATTGCCAAGGAGGCTCAAATCAAGGCCATGCCTACTTTTGTCGCCTACAAAGACGGCAAGGTGATTGAGACTGTTACTGGTGCTGTCCCCGCAAAGATCAAT GCTTTGCTCGACAAGGTCGCGGCTTAA
- a CDS encoding hypothetical protein (HMMPfam hit to IPK, Inositol polyphosphate kinase, score: -19.7, E(): 3.1e-08), which produces MSPVSICKPQATMAQLTRLWITGTCTKFPTTQEEIQFYENINDFDFLIEHPGLVKIKPFIPTYKGCVDRSSYIRSDDSIQTEDAEEVPVYGEGGEVIGYKENIAKKHTQSIVLSNLLYGLLSPIVADFKLGKRWWGSRSGRAKRLRHDKSCAATTSGTTGIMFAGAHTWVPGKETCVSTTKSYGYSLRDDNLSDSMACVFPSVTDWHLFSKKPHLTLRTDPSSRLQRKTSSDYMADMLSRTLKTIESVTDIRTAMKESGWSYPGSSLLIAHGVSEFTGKTEVRCALIDFAHAHEHNDELPPDGVDDGLETLSKLLKDRANYLQSYRPTNTRCDDTAEL; this is translated from the exons ATGTCGCCCGTTTCCATTTGCAAGCCGCAGGCCACGATGGCACAATTGACGCGTCTTTGGATCACAGGAACTTGTACAAAGTTT CCCACGACCCAAGAAGAAATCCAGTTCTATGAGAATATTAACGATTTCGACTTCCTCATTGAACACCCCGGATTAGTCAAGATAAAGCCTTTTATTCCAACATACAAGGGATGTGTTGATCGCTCCTCATATATCAGGTCCGATGATTCCATACAAACCGAAGATGCAGAAGAGGTTCCTGTATAcggagaaggtggagaagtGATCGGATACAAGGAAAACATTGCAAAGAAGCACACTCAG TCAATCGTACTTTCAAACTTATTATACGGGTTGCTGAGCCCTATCGTAGCCGATTTCAAACTAGGGAAACGATGGTGGGGAAGTCGATCAGGACGGGCCAAGCGTCTTAGGCATGATAAGTCATGCGCGGCCACGACAAGTGGTACAACAGGTATTATGTTTGCAGGGGCACAT ACATGGGTCCCTGGTAAAGAAACCTGCGTTTCGACTACCAAAAGCTACGGCTATAGCCTTCGAGATGACAATTTGAGCGATTCTATGGCATGTGTCTTCCCAAGCGTTACCGATTGGCATCTTTTTTCTAAAAAACCACATCTGACTTTACGGACTGACCCGAGCAGTAGGCTGCAAAGAAAAACGTCGTCGGATTACATGGCAGACATGTTAAGTAGGACCTTAAAGACCATTGAAAGCGTTACCGATATAAGAACAGCTATGAAAGAATCAGGATGGAGCTATCCAGGAAGTTCGCTGCTCATCGCGCATGGAGTGTCCGAGTTTACGGGGAAGACAGAAGTCAGATGTGCTTTAATAGACTTTGCGCATGCGCATGAGCACAACGACGAGCTGCCTCCGGATGGCGTTGACGATGGATTGGAGACGTTGTCCAAGCTGCTAAAAGACAGAGCCAATTACTTGCAATCCTACCGCCCCACGAACACTCGGTGCGATGATACAGCAGAGCTCTGA
- a CDS encoding hypothetical protein (HMMPfam hit to DHO_dh, Dihydroorotate dehydrogenase, score: 391.2, E(): 1.2e-114), whose translation MPRPLPLPALRAALPRPHPLPLRRLASTAPPPRRHYLSTALLLGGSVLLVAYYYDSRSLLHEHVAMPLMRLVADPEQGHKLAVRVLAWDKWARPRDMGVDGAELQAELFGMHLKNPVGIAAGFDKDAEAIDGLFDLGFGYVEVGSVTPEPQPGNPKPRFFRLEEDDACINRYGFNSLGHGHALARLRLRLAKFAQDHPSLFPSPLPANLVPPAGLPRSLRAGQLLAVNLGKNKASDPDSNDDYIRGVRTLGPFADVVVINVSSPNTPGLRALQGKQQLERLLNDVVEERNKIAQGTGLPKIAVKVASDLSEDELADVASAVRSSGVEGVIVSNTTIRRKELNLVSGNQDQIGGLSGKPLFPYALNALKTLRPLLPPSVPIIGCGGISSGSDALTMANAGASIVQVYTSFGFRGVGTPRLIKDEITEHLKGESWKTHVGRDWASSGQPMGWDENRLKQESQALVDEANGLAELLRQSNDKAETAKLIEDAERALGIVKEKDGAASAATVVDETMPSLPPQAAVPSQGGGFGIEGVGAPSIGEALIAEPVPQVDLAPIVVLEEKKNNVDDRREHGERDNEWKQAVKAGPKRLV comes from the exons ATGCCCCGCCCGCTGCCCCTCCCCGCCCTCAGGGCCGCGCTCCCCCGCCCAcaccccctccccctccgcCGTCTCGCCTCCACCGCGCCGCCCCCGCGCCGCCACTACCTCTCcaccgccctcctcctcggcgGCAgcgtcctcctcgtcgcGTACTACTATGACTCCAGGTCTCTCCTGCACGAGCACGTCGCCATGCCGCTTATGCGCCTCGTCGCAGACCCCGAACAGGGCCACAAGCTCGCCGTCAGGGTCCTCGCATGGGACAAGTGGGCCCGGCCGAGAGACATGGGTGTCGACGGCGCCGAGCTGCAAGCAGAG CTTTTCGGCATGCATCTGAAAAATCCTGTCGGCATCGCGGCCGGCTTTGACAAGGACGCCGAGGCCATCGATGGTCTCTTTGACCTCGGTTTCGGTTATGTTGAAGTCGGAAGTGTCACTCCCGAACCCCAG CCCGGTAACCCCAAACCTCGGTTTTTCCGTCTCGAAGAGGACGATGCCTGCATCAACCGATATGGATTCAACTCTCTTGGACACGGCCACGCCCTCGCCCGACTTCGTCTCCGTCTCGCCAAGTTTGCTCAGGATCatccttccctcttcccgTCCCCTCTGCCTGCAAACCTCGTCCCACCCGCGGGTTTGCCGAGGTCATTGAGAGCCGGACAGCTGCTTGCAGTCAACTTGGGCAAGAACAAGGCCAGTGACCCTGATTCAAACGACGACTACATTCGAGGCGTCAGGACGCTGGGACCTTTTGCGGACGTGGTCGTGATCAACGTGTCAAGCCCGAATACCCCAGGCTTGCGCGCTCTCCAGGGCAAGCAGCAGCTCGAGCGATTGTTGAACGATGTCGTCGAAGAAAGGAACAAGATCGCCCAGGGAACCGGACTGCCCAAGATTGCAGTCAAAGTCGCGTCAGACTTGAGCGAGGACGAGCTGGCAGATGTGGCGAGTGCGGTGAGAAGTAGTGGTGTCGAAGGCGTCATTGTTAGCAACACTACCATCCGAAGAAAAGAGCTCAATCTTGTTTCCG GCAACCAAGACCAGATCGGCGGTCTCTCCGGCAAGCCCCTCTTCCCTTACGCTCTCAATGCTCTCAAGACTCTGCGCCCGCTTCTCCCTCCGTCTGTCCCCATCATCGGCTGTGGCGGTATCTCCTCCGGCTCCGACGCCCTCACCATGGCCAACGCCGGTGCTTCCATCGTCCAAGTCTACACCTCTTTCGGCTTCCGCGGTGTAGGTACCCCCCGTTTGATCAAGGATGAGATTACAGAGCACCTCAAGGGTGAATCATGGAAGACTCACGTAGGCCGCGACTGGGCGTCTTCAGGTCAACCGATGGGATGGGACGAGAACCGTCTCAAGCAAGAAAGCCAAGCGCTTGTCGACGAGGCCAACGGGCTGGCAGAGCTCTTGCGACAGTCTAATGACAAGGCAGAGACGGCCAAGCTCATCGAGGACGCGGAGAGGGCGTTGGGTATagtgaaagaaaaggatgggGCAGCGAGTGCCGCAACGGTAGTCGATGAAACGATGCCGTCCCTGCCTCCACAGGCGGCAGTCCCTTCACAAGGCGGCGGGTTTGGGATTGAGGGCGTCGGTGCGCCATCTATAGGAGAGGCACTGATCGCTGAGCCCGTGCCGCAAGTCGATCTTGCACCCATTGTAGTattggaggaaaagaagaacaatgTTGACGACAGGAGGGAGCATGGGGAAAGGGACAATGAGTGGAAGCAGGCAGTCAAGGCTGGGCCAAAGAGGTTAGTCTAG
- a CDS encoding hypothetical protein (HMMPfam hit to Monooxygenase, Monooxygenase, score: 126.5, E(): 6e-35) encodes MSQSRARKVLIVGAGPVGALTALSLHRRGWEVEVWETRDDPRGQDAAPSNLRSINLAISSRGLEALRSVDPSIAENFLEEAIPMKGRMIHHTDGKQESQLYDPIGGQSINSISRPILNQRLVQSLPEAVKLRFNTKLKHIDFKNRVAYASHKQETSLLPGEESEKDKKQNTEDEDGTAFDLVIGCDGSWSKVRTAMMRAERIDFSQSFIPHAYIELHMPSDPASPGGYAMDKNHLHIWPRHAFMLIGLPNKDGSFTLTLFIPFSSLELLDTRESAAAFFREHFPSAVDIVGEKVLLDDFEKNPRGNLVTINCTPSAWSSHAILLGDASHSMVPFYGQGLNCGLEDVRVLSSILERHHISPTTTLALGETDPELELALKAYSDERQGDLKAICELALQNYTEMRSHVLSPLHHLRRQVDKVFTTLFRSAPQATLSLMEPFPTKKVRGWTSLYEMVTFRPDVGYSEALRKERWQKDVVGYAGWIGGVVGVGAAGVFAATMAKKWLERR; translated from the exons ATGTCGCAATCACGAGCTCGCAAAGTTCTCATTGTTGGCGCTGGTCCTGTCGGTGCTCTGACGGCCCTGAGCCTTCATCGTAGGGGTTGGGAAGTGGAGGTCTGGGAAACTCGCGATG ATCCTCGAGGTCAAGATGCTGCTCCGAGTAATCTCCGTTCTATCAATCTCGCCATATCGTCGCGAGGTCTCGAAGCACTACGAAGTGTTGATCCCTCGATTGCCGAAAACTTTTTGGAGGAAGCGATACCGATGAAGGGACGGATGATCCACCATACAGACGGGAAGCAAGAAAGTCAACTTTATGATCCAATCGGCGGCCAG TCTATCAACTCTATCAGTCGCCCAATTCTCAATCAGCGACTTGTTCAATCGCTTCCCGAAGCAGTCAAACTCAGGTTCAacaccaagctcaagcaCATTGATTTCAAGAACCGTGTTGCTTATGCGTCTCATAAACAAGAAACGAGTCTATTACCCGGTGAAGAAAGTGAAAAGGATAAGAAGCAGAAcacagaggatgaagatgggaCGGCGTTTGATTTGGTCATTGGATGTGATGGCAGCTGGTCCAAAGTGAGAACTGCAATGATGCGTGCAGAACG GATTGACTTTTCACAAAGCTTTATTCCTCATGCCTACATTGAGCTCCATATGCCTTCTGACCCAGCTTCCCCAGGTGGCTACGCTATGGATAAAAACCATTTGCACATTTGGCCTCGCCATGCTTTCATGCTTATCGGTCTTCCCAATAAG GATGGTTCCTTTACCCTGACTTTATTCAttccattttcttctctcgagTTACTCGACACACGTGAATCTGCTGCGGCCTTTTTCAGAGAACATTTCCCTTCCGCTGTGGACATTGTGGGTGAAAAGGTGCTTCTTGATGATTTTGAAAAGAATCCAAGAGGTAACCTGGTTACTATCAAT TGTACACCCTCCGCATGGTCATCTCACGCCATTCTTCTGGGCGATGCATCCCACAGTATGGTTCC TTTCTATGGACAAGGCCTCAACTGCGGTCTTGAAGACGTTCGGGTGCTCAGCTCTATCCTTGAGCGACACCACATCTCACCCACAACCACACTTGCGCTTGGCGAGACGGATCCTGAGCTGGAATTGGCTCTAAAGGCCTATTCTGATGAAAGGCAAGGAGACTTGAAGGCGATTTGTGAACTGGCCTTGCAAAATTA CACTGAAATGCGCTCGCACGTGCTTTCTCCGCTTCACCATCTCCGTCGTCAGGTTGACAAGGTTTTCACCACCTTGTTCCGATCTGCGCCTCAAGCCACCTTGTCGTTGATGGAACCTTTCCCTACCAAGAAAGTGCGAGGGTGGACGAGTCTTTATGAGATGGTGACTTTTAGGCCGGATGTAGGTTATTCGGAAGCgctgaggaaggagaggtggCAGAAGGATGTCGTGGGTTATGCTGGGTGGATCGGGGGTGTGGTAGGTGTTGGCGCGGCAGGCGTTTTTGCGGCAACTATGGCGAAGAAGTGGTTGGAAAGGAGATAG
- a CDS encoding hypothetical protein (HMMPfam hit to Hydrolase, haloacid dehalogenase-like hydrolase, score: 43.8, E(): 4.9e-10), with product MTALLAQRVLPQIEYAIFDMDGLLNAILGRYGHTMTWDIKAGVMGKPQRIAAEYILSHFPDILEKLTVEEFIAEGVQRREELFKRVEPMRGAAELVKGLHAAGIPIALATGSTMPNFIHKTTHLPHIFSLFPPTSILTADSPEVKRGKPNPDIFLAAAHSLGRDVGTADECTEEQKAERSRGLVFEDARPGVLAGIAAGMNVIWVPDAELLALNPGETYGATEVLTHLEEWDPTRWGLPPLPGFNHIPAQP from the exons ATGACTGCCCTACTCGCACAGCGTGTCCTGCCTCAAATCGAGTATGCCATCTTCGACATGGATGGTCTTCTTA ATGCCATTCTCGGTCGCTATGGTCATACAATGACCTGGGACATCAAAGCCGGTGTTATGGGCAAACCCCAACGTATCGCTGCAGAGTACATTCTCTCGCATTTCCCCGACATTCTGGAGAAACTGACCGTCGAAGAATTCATCGCCGAGGGTGTgcagaggagagaagaactCTTCAAGCGGGTTGAGCCTATGAGAGGAGCTGCAGAATTGGTCAAAGGTTTG CATGCCGCTGGAATCCCTATCGCCCTGGCTACGGGCTCTACCATGCCAAATTTCATTCATAAAACA ACACATCTTCCccacatcttctctcttttcccgCCGACGTCAATTCTCACTGCAGACTCTCCCGAAGTCAAGCGTGGTAAACCCAACCCTGATATATTCCTTGCGGCCGCCCATTCTCTCGGAAGGGACGTGGGCACTGCTGACGAATGTACCGAAGAGCAAAAGGCGGAAAGAAGTCGAGGATTGGTGTTTGAGGATGCCCGGCCAGGTGTCTTGGCTGGCATCGCGGCAGGGATGAATG TCATCTGGGTTCCTGATGCCGAATTACTTGCACTTAACCCGGGAGAGACATACGGCGCGACGGAAGTCCTTACTCATCTGGAGGAATGGGATCCCACTAGGTGGGGTCTCCCTCCTTTACCCGGTTTCAAT CACATTCCTGCCCAACCCTAG